The nucleotide sequence GCAGGCGGTGTCGGACCGGGGTGGGCTGCTGGTCGCCGAGAGCGAGCGGGGCGTCTGCCGGGTGGTCTGCTACTCGCCGCGGCACGACCTCCCGCTCGGGCAGCTGCCGGTCGAGCGGATCCGCGCCGTGATGGACACCTGGGCCGACCAGTACACCGAGCTCGGCGGGCTCGACTGGGTGAGCTGGGTGCAGGTGTTCGAGAACCGCGGCGCGGCGATGGGCGCCAGCAACCCGCACCCGCACGGCCAGATCTGGGCCGAGGAACGGCTGCCCACCGAGGCCGTCCGCGAGCTCGCCGCGCAGGAGTCCGCCGCCGCGGCCGGGAGCTGCCTGCTGTGCGACTACCTGGCGGTCGAGGAGGCCGACGGCGCGCGGATAGTCCTCCAGGACGAGCACGTCACCGTGCTCGTCCCGTTCTGGGCGGTCTGGCCGTTCGAGACCCTGGTGCTGCCACGGGGCCACTGCGGCGCGCTGCCCGACCTCGACGGCGCCCGGCGGGACGCCCTCGCCGACGCCCTCCGGCGACTCTCGCGCCGGTACGACTCGCTCTTCGGCGTGCCGTTCCCGTACACGATGGGGCTGCACCAGCGCCCGACCGACGGCGGGGCGCACCCCGGGTGGCACCTGCACGGCCACTTCTACCCGCCGCTGCTCCGCTCGGCCACGGTGCGCAAGTTCATGGTCGGCTACGAGCTGCTGGCCCAGCCGCAGCGCGACATCACGCCGGAGAGCGCGGCGGAGCGGCTGCGCGCAGCGGTGGAGCGCTGATGACCGGGGCCACGCTGCGGGCGGAGTTCACCCGGCTGACCGGGGAACCACCGGCGCTCGTCGTCCGGTCGCCGGGCCGGGTGAACCTGATCGGCGAGCACACCGACTACAACGACGGCTTCGTCCTCCCGGTGGCGCTGGACCGGGGCACGGTCGTCGCGGCCCGTCGCCGACCGGACGGCCGGCTGCGGACGACGGCGCTGCGGATGGGCGGCACGGACGAGCGGTCGCTGACCGGCCTGGACCCGCGGGAGGGGCCGGACTGGTCCCGCTACGTGGCCGGCGCCGCCGCCGTTCTGCAGGAGAGCGGTCACGACGTGCCGGGCGCGGACCTGGTCGTGGACAGCGACCTCCCCATCGGCGCGGGGCTCTCGTCGTCGGCCTCCCTGGAGCTCGGCGTGCTGGTGGCGCTGCTCGCGCTGACCGGCGATGCGCTGGCGCCGGAGACGCTGGCCAGGCTGGGGCAGCGGGTCGAGAACGAGGTCATCGGCGTGCGCAGCGGCATCATGGACCAGCTCGCGGTCGCCTGCGGAACGGCCGGTCATGCGCTGCTGGTCGACTGCCGCACCCTCGGCACCCGGGCGGTGCCCGTGCCCGCCGGGACGAAGATCCTCGTCCTCGACAGCGCCGTCCCGCGCACCCTCGCCGGGTCGGCGTACAACCAGCGGCGCGCCGAGTGCGAGGCCGCCCTCGAGGCTCTTCGCGCGGTGGATCCCGGCCTGTCGGCGCTGCGCGACGTGACGCCGGAGCTGCTGGCGGCGCACGGGCACCTGCTCGACGACGTGCTGCTGCGCCGGGCCCGGCACGTCGTGACGGAGAACGCGCGGGTGCTCGCCGGCACGGCCGCGCTCGAAGGCGGCGACGCCGCGGCCTTCGGCGAGCTGATGGCGGGCTCGCACGCCTCGCTGCGCGACGACTACGAGGTGAGCGTGCCGCAGCTGGACACGCTGGTCGAGATCGCCGTCGGCACGCCCGGTGTGCTCGGCGCCCGGCTGACCGGCGCCGGCTTCGGCGGCTGCGCCGTGGCCCTGGCCACGGCCGACCGGGCGGTGGACGCCGCCGCCGAGATCACCACCCGGTACCGCGAGGCCACCGGCCGCCCGGGCGAGGCGACGGTCTGCGTCCCGTCGGACGGCACCGGGGTGGTCTGGCCGCCAGCTTTCTGAGCCGGTACCCCTACGGCCATCCCTGCTCGAGCAGCGGGGTGACGGTGACCTCGTTGAGCACCACGTCCGGTGGGGCGGCGGCGATCCAGCTGATCAGGTGGGCGACGTGATCGGCCGCCAATGCGTCGGCGGGCGGGGTCGGCTCAGCAGAGCCGGTCCGATGTTCGGGTGCCCATACGCCCCAGTTGGTGTCCATGGCACCGGGGAAGAGCACGCAGGCGCGGATGCGGTGCGGCCTGCCTTCGGCCGCGAGGGCCTGGGTGAGGCCGGTGAGCCCGAACTTGGCGGAGCAGTAGGCCGCGGCGTTCGCCCAACCGCGCCGTCCCGCCACCGACGACACGTTGAGGATGGTCCCGCCGCCGTTCTCGGTCATGTCCGGCCAGACCGCCTTGGCAAGCAGGAACGACGCGCGCAGGTTGACCGCGAGCACCCTGTCCCATGCCGCGACGTCGAGGTCGGCCACCGGACCGGGCACGTCGGTCCCGGCCGCGTTCACCAGGACGTCGACCCGGCCGAGCTCGGCGCGCACCTGGCCGACCGCCCGCTCGATCGCGTCGGCATCGGCGAGATCCACCACGACCGCGGTCGCGCGCACTCCGCGGGCACGGACCTGCTCGGCGGTTCGGTCCAGGTCGCTGGATCCGCGGGCCAGCACCGCGACGTCGGCGCCGTCCGCAGCCAGGGCCAGAGCCGTTGCTCGGCCCAGGCCGCTGCTGCCACCGGTCACCAGCGCGATCCGCCCGCGCAGCGCTCCCGACCCGCTCACTTCTGCCTCCGGTCCCGGCGTCACGGCCGCCGGGACCAGCCTGCCCGCTACGGGCGCCTGATGCCGGGTGGATCCCGAACGGTGTTCACCGTGACCGTCCGGATGCCGTCGACCCGAGGGGAGCCGACGGCATCCGTGGGCAGGGCACGGATGCCGTCGGTGACCCCGATCCGCCATGGCCGGCTCCCCGTCCGCATCGGTCTCAGCCCAGGCGGCGCTCGGCCGAGGCCCAGGCGTCGGCCGGACCCGACGGGCGGTAGGTGCGCATCTCCTGGGTCGCCCGCAGCAGCGACCGCAGCTCCGGCAGCCCGCCGGACACCACGCCGGTGGCCCGCGCCTGCACCAGGGCGTTGCCCAGCGCAGCGGCCTCGACCGGTCCGGCGACCACGGGCAGCCCGCACGCGTCCGCGGTGAGCTGGCACAGCAGCGCGTTGCGGGCGCCGCCCCCGACCAGGTGCACGACCTCGACGTCGCGGCCGGACAGCTCCGCGGCCCGCCGGACGCTGCGCCGGTAGGCCAGCGCGAGGCTGTCCAGGATGCAGCGGACCGTCTCGGCCTGGCTCTGCGGCGGCGTCTGCCCCGTCTCGGCGCACACCTGCGCGATGCGGGCCGGCATGTCCCCCGGCGGCAGGAACCGCGCGTCGTCCGGATCCACGACGGCGGTGAACGCCGGGACGTGCGCCGCCGCGGCGAGCAGGTCGGGCAGGTCGGCGGGCAGGCCGGCCGCCGCCCACGTCCGCAACGACTCCTGCAGCAGCCACAGGCCCATGACGTTGCGCAGGTACCGGACGGTGCCGTCGACGCCGAGCTCGTTGGTGAAGCCGGCGGCCCGGCTCTCCTCGGTGAGCACCGGCGCGTCCAGCTCCACGCCGACCAGCGACCAGGTGCCGCAGGAGATGTAGGCGAACCGGTCGGAGTCGGCCGGCACGCCCACCACCGCGGAGGCGGTGTCGTGGGAGCCCACCGCGGTCACCGGGACCGGCCCGGTCAGCCCCGTCTCTGTCAGCACCTCGGGGGTCAGCTCCCCCAACCGCTCCCCCGGCTGCCGCAGCGGCGGGAGGAGCCGCCGGTCGAGCCCGAGCCGGTCGACGACGTCCGCCGCCCACTCCCGGGTCGTGGCGTCGAGCACGCCGGTGGTGGAGGCGTTGGTGACCTCCGCGCCCACCGCACCGGTCAGCCAGTACGTCAGCAGGTCCGGGATGAGCAGCATCGTCCGCGCCGACGCCAGCTGCGCGGTCTCCCGGGCGGCCGCGAGCTGGAACACCGTGTTGAACGGCAGGTGCTGCAGCCCGGTGATCCGGTACAGCTCCTCGGGCGGGACGACCCCGTGCACGGCCGGCACCGCGGTGGCGTGCCGGGCGTCCCGGTAGTGCACCGGGTTGCCCAGCAGCGCCCCGTCGGCGTCGAGCAGGCCGACGTCGACCGCCCAGCTGTCGATGCCGACGCCGTCCACCCGCCCGGCCTCCCGGCCGGCGGCGCGCAGCCCGTCGAGCACGCCGGCGTAGAGGCCGAGCACGTCCCAGTGCAGGGTGCCCGCGGTGCGCACCGGCCGGTTGGGGAACCGGTGCACCTCCTGCAGGACCAGCCGGCCGGGGCCGACCCGCGCGGCCATCACCCGCCCGCTCGAGGCGCCGAGGTCGACCGCCGCGAAGACGGCCCCGTCCGTTCCCACGGTCAGCGCAGGAAGGCGCCGGCGACGCCGGAGTCGACCGGGACGTGCAGGCCGGTGGTGCGGGTCAGGTCGCCGCCGGTGAGGGCGAAGACGGCGTCGGCCACGTGGTCGGGCAGGACCTCGCGCTTGAGCAGGGTGCGCTGGGCGTAGAACTCGCCGAGCTTGTCCTCCTCGACGCCGTAGACCGCCGCCCGCTGAGCGCCCCACCCGCCGGCGAAGATGCCCGAGCCGCGGACCACGCCGTCGGGGTTGATCCCGTTCACCCGGATCTGGTGCGGGCCCAGCTCGGCCGCCAGCAGCCGCACCTGGTGCGCCTGGTCGGCCTTGGTGGCGCCGTAGGCCAGGTTGTTCGGCCCGGCGAACAGGCTGTTCTTGGAGGAGATGTAGACGATGTCCCCGCCCATCTCCTGCTCGATCATGAGCCGGGCCGCCTCGCGCGAGACGAGGAAGCTGCCCTTGGCCATGACGTCGTGCTGCAGGTCCCAGTCGGCCTCGGTGGTCTCCAGCAGCGGCTTGGAGATCGACAGGCCGGCGTTGTTGACCACCAGGTCGACCCCGCCGAAGGCCAGGCAGGCCGCGCGGAACGCGGCGGCCACCGCCTCGGCGTCGCTGACGTCGGCGGCCACGCCGATCGCGACGTCGGAGTTGCCGATCTCCGCTGCGGCGTCGGTCGCCTTCTGCAGGTCGAGGTCGGCGACGACGACGCAGGCGCCCTCGCGGGCCAGCCGCTCGGCGATGGCCTTGCCGATCCCGCTCGCCGCACCGGTGACCAGCGCGACGCGGGACGCCAGCGGCTTGGGCTTGGGCATCCGCTGGAGCTTGGCCTCCTCCAGCGACCAGTACTCGATCCGGAACTTCTCGCTCTCGTCGATGGGCGCGTAGCTGGACACCGCCTCGGCGCCGCGCATGACGTTGATGGCGTTGACGTAGAACTCGCCGGCCACGCGGGCGGTCTGCTTGTTGGCGCCGAAGCTGAACATGCCGACGCCGGGCACGAGCACGATCGCCGGGTCGGCACCGCGCATCGCCGGGCTCTGGGCGGTGGCGTGCCGGGAGTAGTAGGCCGCGTACTCGGCGCGGTACTCCGCGTGCAGCTCCTTCAGCCGCGCGACGACGTCCTCGACCGGCGCGGACGCCGGCAGGTCGACGACCATCGGCCGGACCTTGGTGCGCAGGAAGTGGTCGGGGCACGACGTGCCGAGCGCCGCCAGGGGCGTGAGCTTCTCGCGGGAGAGGAACTCCAGGACGACGTCGGAGTCGGTGAAGTGGCCGACCTGCGGCTTGTCGGTGGAGGCCAGCCCGCGGACCACCGGCGCGAGGGCGGCGGCCTTGATCCTGCGCTCCGCCTCGGGCAGCGGCTCGAAGCCGGGGACGACGGCGCCGAACGGCTCGGCCACACCCTTCTCGGCGAGGAAGGTCTCCGCGGTGCGGATGATGTCGAGGCTGTTGGCCTCGCACTCCTCGCTGGTGGCGCCCCACGCGGTGATGCCGTGGCCGCCGAGGATGCAGCCGATGGCCTGCGGGTTCTTCTCCTTGATCGCGGCGATGTCGAGCCCCAGCTGGAAGCCGGGTCGCCGCCAGGGCACCCAGACGACGCGGTCGCCGAAGCACTCCCGGGTCAGCGCCTCGCCGTCGGCCGCCGTCGCCAGGGCGATGCCGGAGTCGGGGTGCAGGTGGTCGACGTGCGCGGCGTCGACCAGGCCGTGCATCGCGGTGTCGATCGAGGGGGCGGCGCCGCCGCGGCCGTGCAGGCAGAAGTCGAAGGCGGCGACCATCTCGTCCTCGCGGTCGACGCCGGGGTAGACGTCGACGAGCGAGCGGAGCCGGTCCAGCCGCAGCACGGCCAGGCCCGCCTCCTTCAGGGTGCCCAGGTCACCCCCGGAGCCCTTCACCCAGAGGAGCTCGGCCGGCCGGCCGGTGACCGGGTCGGTCTCGGTGCCCTTGGCGGAGGTGTTGCCGCCGGCGTAGTTGGTGTTGCGCGGGTCGGCGCCGAGCCGGTTGCTGCGCTCGATCAGCTCGCTGACCACAGGGTTCGTCACGTTCGTTTCCTTCCGGGTGTCCGGTGTGTGGCGGGGTGGGGCGGTCGGGTCAGGCGCCCCAGCCGGCCTGCTGGCCGCCGACGCGCTCGCCTTCGATGCGTTCCTGGTAGCCGCTGCGGGCGAAGGCGGCGTAGGGGTCGGCGTCCAGCCCCTGCGACTCGCGGAACTCCCCAAGCAGCGGGCGGACGTCGGTGCTGAACGCATCCATCAGCACCGAGTGGGCGTCGAGGACCTCACCGCTGCGCTGGGCGGCCGCGAGCGCCTCCCGGTCGACCAACAGCGCCTTCGCCGTCGCCTCCTGCACGTTCATCACCGAGCGGATCTGCCCCGGGATCTTCTTCTCCAGGTTGTGGCACTGGTCGAGCATGAAGTTGACCCCCGACTCCGGCCGGTGCGCGCCCTGGGCGACGATCTCGTTCATGATCCGGAACAGCTGGAACGGGTCCGCCGAGCCGACGATCAGGTCGTCGTCGGCGTAGTTGCGGGAGTTGAAGTCGAACGCGCCGAGCCGGCCGACCCGCAGCAGCTGCATCACGATGAACTCGATGTTCGTGCCCGGCGCGTGGTGGCCGGTGTCGAGCACCACGGTCGCCTGGTCCCCGAGGGCCATGCAGTGCAGCAGCGAGGTGCCCCAGTCGGGGATGTCCATCGCGTAGAAGTGCGGCTCGAAGAACTTGTACTCGAGCAGGATGCGGTGCTCCGCGTCGAGCATTGCGTAGATCTGCTGCAGCGAGTCGGCCAGCCGCTCCTGCCGGGAGCGCAGGTCGTCCTGGCCGGGGTAGTTGGTCCCGTCGGGCAGCCAGATCTTCAGGTCGGTGGACCCGGTCTGCCGCATGACCTCGATGCACTGCGCGTGGTGCGCGACCGCCCGGCGCCGGATCTCCGGGTCGGCGTGGGTGAGCGAGCCGAGCTTGTACTCGTCGTCCTGGAACAGGTTCGAGTTGATCGCGCCGATCTGCACGCCGAGGTCGCGGGCGTGCGCCGCCAGCTTTCCGTAGTCGTCGACGAGGTCCCACGGGATGTGCAGCGAGACCCGCGGTGCCACGCCGGTGTAGCGGTGCACCTGGGCGGCGTCCTCGAGCTTCTCGTAGGGGTCGCGGGCGACGCCCGGCTGGCCGAACACCTTGAACCGGGTGCCGGAGTTGCCGAACGCCCAGGAGGGCAGCTCGATGGTCTGGGTGGCCAGCGCCGCGAGGGCGCCGGTGCGGAGGTCGGTCACGGGCGGGCTCCGTTCGAGTGCGGGGGTGGTGCCTGCTCGATCGCCGCGAGCTGGGCGTCGAGGTCGAAGACGAGGTCGAGCTGCTGCTTGGCGCGGCCATCCGACGACTCGCCGCCGCCGGGGAGGTCGAAGAAGGGCGCCATCTCGGCTTCCCACCGGGCGCTCACCCCGGTGGCGTCCATGGCCGCCTGCGCGGCGGCGAGGTCGTCGGCGACGACGGTGCCGACGAGCAGGCCGTCCTCGCGCAGGAAGAGCTGGTAGTCGTGCCATCCGGCGTCGCGCAGCGCGTGCAGCATCTCCGGCCAGACGGCGGCGTGCCGTTCCCGGTACTCGGCCAGCCGGTCGGGCCGGACCTGGAGGGTGAAGCAGACGCGGGGCACGGACGGGTTCCTCTCGGGTTCGGGCGCGTGGCCCGGGCCTGCCGCCGCCGGCCGGACGGGCGGCCGGCGGCGGCAGGCGGGGTGGGACCGACTCAGAAGTCGAACTCGCCGATGTTCTCGGCGGTGAAGACGGTGGGCTCGCCGAGGACGACGACCCCGCCCTCCTCGACGGTGTACTCGCCGAGCTCGCCGGCCTCGAAGGTCTCGCCCTCCTGGCCGGTGATCTGGCCGGCCGCCAGCGCGGCGCCGGCGTAGGAGGCCAGGTAGCCCAGCTCCTCCGGGTTCCACAGCGCGAACGCCTGGACGGTGCCGTCCTCGACGTACTCGCGCATCTGGTTCGGCGTGCCGAGCCCGGTCAGCGCGACCTCGCCCTTGTACTCGGAGCTGGACAGGTAGCGGGCCGCCGCGGCGATGCCGACCGTGGTCGGCGAGATGATGCCGTCGAGATCGGGGTAGGTGGCCAGGAGACCCTGGGTCTCCTGGAAGGACTTCTGGTCCTCGTCGTCGCCGTAGACGGTCGCCACGATCTCGATGCCGGGGTACTCCTCGGCGGCGTAGGACTCCATCATCTCGATCCAGGCGTTCTGGTTCGTGGCGTTGGCCGTCGCCGAGAGGAAGGCCACCTGGCCCTCGCCGCCGATCTGCTCGGCGATCAGGTCGATCTGGGTCTGCGCGATGCCCTCGGCCGTCGCCTGGTTGATGAACAGGTCGCGGCACTCCGGGTCGGTGTCGGAGTCGAAGGTGACGACGCTGGCGCCGGCCGAGCGGGCCTGGTCGAGTGCCCCGCAGATCGCGTTCGGGTCGTTGGCCGAGGTCAGGATGACGTCGGCGCCCTGCTGGGTGAGCGTGTTGATGTAGCTCACCTGCGAGGACGCGCTCGCCTCCGACGGCCCGGTGACCGTGAGCTCGCCGTCGAACTCGGAGACGGCGGCCTCCGCACCCTCGGCGGCGGTGTCGAAGTACGGGTTGTTGACCTGCTTGGGCAGGAAGGCGACGGCGAGGTCGGCCGGGATCTCGGCGTCCGGGTTTGCCTCGGCGGCCGCGCCGCCTCCACCGCCGGTGGTCTCCTCGTCGCCGCGGGTCGTGCCGCCGCAGGCGGCCGTCGCGAGGACGAGGGCGGCGACGGCGACACCCGTCATGCCGCCGCGCAGCGGCCGGCGGCTGGTCAGGAAGCTGGTCATCGGTTCCCTCTCTGGAGTGCGCCGGCGCCGGAGCGGCCGGAGTCGGTGGGACGGACGGGCACCCGTCGGTGGGTGCACGGAGGTGGGGTCACGCGGATCGGCTCCGGGCGGCGGCACGCCGCCGGACCCACGCGGTGACCTGGGGGGCGACCACGGCGGCGATGAGCAGCACGCCGGTCACGATGTTGAGGACGTCGGCGGGCACGCTGGCCAGGCGCAGCGCGTTGCGCACCGCACCGAGCAGGAGGGCCCCGGCGAGGACGCCGACCATCCCGCCCCGGCCGCCGAAGATCGAGACCCCGCCCAGCAGGATGGCCGCGACGACCTGGAGCTCGAGCCCGGTGGCGTTGTCGGCCCGGGCGCTGCCGTAGCGAAGGGTCCAGTAGATGCCGCCGAGCGCGGCGATCACACCGGTGACGACGAACAGCCAGAACTTCGTGCGGGCCACGTCGATGCCGCTGAACCGGGCGGCGTCCTCGCTGTTGCCGATCGCGTACAGCGACCGCCCGATCGGGGTGGCGTGCAGGACCACGCCGAAGACGAGGACCAGCACCGCGAGCGGGACGACCGCCACGGGGATGCCGGTGTCACCGATCGTGCTGATCGCCCAGCTGGTCCACGCCCGGGGGAAATCGGCCACCGCCTGGTCACCGAGCACGACGAACGCCAGGCCGCGGTACAGGGCGAGCGTGCCGATGGTGACCGCCAGCGACGGGAGGCCGAGCCGGGTGACCAGCAGGCCGTTGACCGCCCCCAGGACGGCGCCCAGGAGCAGGCACAGCGGGACGATCAGCTCCAGCGGGAGGCCGGCGATCCACAGCTGGCCCATCACGGCGCCGGTCAGCCCGACCGTGCTGGCGACCGACAGGTCGATCTCGCCGGTGATGATCACCATCGTCAGCGGCAGCGCGATCAGCACGATCACGACCACGTCGAGCAGCAGGAACCCGGTGTTGCGGGCGGTCGCGAAACCCTCCACCGCGAGGGAGGCCACCAGCACGAAGGCGACCAGCACCAGGGTGATCACGCCGTCGCCGGTACCGAGCAGCCGCATCCGGTCCGACAGCGTCCGCGGCGGCGCCTGGTCCTCGGCGGGCGGGGCGATGGTCTCAATGGCCACGGGAGCTCCTCCTCCGCAGGCGGCCGGCCAGGCGCAGCGCGAGCACCCGGTCCAGCGCGATGGCGGCGATGATCAGGGCGCCGACGGCGGCGTTGCGCCAGAACGGGTCGATGCCGAGCTGCGGCAGGGCGGTGCCGATGGTGGTCAGCAGCAGGGCGCCGAGCGCCGCGCCGACGACCGAGCCGCTCCCGCCGAAGATGGCCACGCCCCCGACGACCGCGGCGGCGACGACGGTCAGCTCGTACCCGCTGCCGGCGGTCGCGTCCAGCGTCTGGAAGCGGGCCGCGTACAGCACCCCGGCCAGCCCGGCCAGCGCCCCGTTGACCACGAAGGCGGTCAGCACGCGCCGGCCGACCGGGATGCCGGAGAGCCGCGCGGCCTCCGGGTCGGAGCCGATGCCGTACATCTCCCGGCCGCTGCGGTAGCTGCGCAGGTAGTAGCCCACGACGAGGACCACCAGGACGGCGACGAGGAAGAGCACGGGGATGCCGAGCAGCCGGGCGGTGCCCAGGGACTTGAACCCGGTGGGCAGGTCGGCGGCGTTGATCTGCAACCGGCCGCTGGTGCTGGCCCACAGCGCGTCGAGACCCCGGAAGACGTACAGCGTGCCCAGGGTGACCACCAGCGAGGGCACCTTGGCGACGGCGACGATCACGCCGTTGACCAGGCCGGCGACGGCGCCGACCGCCATGCCGACGAGGAGTGCCAGCAGGACCGGTGTACCCGGCTGGGTGGCCAGCAGCGTCCCGGTCGCGTAGGCCGACAGGCCGAGGGTCGAGCCGACGGACAGGTCGACGTTGCGGGTGATGATCACCATCGTCTGGCCCGCCGCCAGCACGGTCAGGATCGACGCGGAGAGCAGCAGGTCCCGGATGTTCTGCTGGGACAGGAACCGCGGCTGGACGACCACCGTCACGACGACGAGCAGCAGCAGCGCGGCGAGGATGCCGAACTCGCGGACGGCGAACAGCCGCTGCACCAGGGAAGCGCCGCCGGTGCCGCGGCCGGAGGTCTCCTCCGAGGCGGCGGGCGGCCGGGTCACCGCGGTGCTCACGAACCCACCGCCGTCCGGGTCGCCTGGCCGGTGGCCGCGAGCATCACGTT is from Blastococcus sp. HT6-4 and encodes:
- a CDS encoding SDR family oxidoreductase yields the protein MSGSGALRGRIALVTGGSSGLGRATALALAADGADVAVLARGSSDLDRTAEQVRARGVRATAVVVDLADADAIERAVGQVRAELGRVDVLVNAAGTDVPGPVADLDVAAWDRVLAVNLRASFLLAKAVWPDMTENGGGTILNVSSVAGRRGWANAAAYCSAKFGLTGLTQALAAEGRPHRIRACVLFPGAMDTNWGVWAPEHRTGSAEPTPPADALAADHVAHLISWIAAAPPDVVLNEVTVTPLLEQGWP
- the galK gene encoding galactokinase; amino-acid sequence: MTGATLRAEFTRLTGEPPALVVRSPGRVNLIGEHTDYNDGFVLPVALDRGTVVAARRRPDGRLRTTALRMGGTDERSLTGLDPREGPDWSRYVAGAAAVLQESGHDVPGADLVVDSDLPIGAGLSSSASLELGVLVALLALTGDALAPETLARLGQRVENEVIGVRSGIMDQLAVACGTAGHALLVDCRTLGTRAVPVPAGTKILVLDSAVPRTLAGSAYNQRRAECEAALEALRAVDPGLSALRDVTPELLAAHGHLLDDVLLRRARHVVTENARVLAGTAALEGGDAAAFGELMAGSHASLRDDYEVSVPQLDTLVEIAVGTPGVLGARLTGAGFGGCAVALATADRAVDAAAEITTRYREATGRPGEATVCVPSDGTGVVWPPAF
- the rhaI gene encoding L-rhamnose isomerase → MTDLRTGALAALATQTIELPSWAFGNSGTRFKVFGQPGVARDPYEKLEDAAQVHRYTGVAPRVSLHIPWDLVDDYGKLAAHARDLGVQIGAINSNLFQDDEYKLGSLTHADPEIRRRAVAHHAQCIEVMRQTGSTDLKIWLPDGTNYPGQDDLRSRQERLADSLQQIYAMLDAEHRILLEYKFFEPHFYAMDIPDWGTSLLHCMALGDQATVVLDTGHHAPGTNIEFIVMQLLRVGRLGAFDFNSRNYADDDLIVGSADPFQLFRIMNEIVAQGAHRPESGVNFMLDQCHNLEKKIPGQIRSVMNVQEATAKALLVDREALAAAQRSGEVLDAHSVLMDAFSTDVRPLLGEFRESQGLDADPYAAFARSGYQERIEGERVGGQQAGWGA
- a CDS encoding L-rhamnose mutarotase, with amino-acid sequence MPRVCFTLQVRPDRLAEYRERHAAVWPEMLHALRDAGWHDYQLFLREDGLLVGTVVADDLAAAQAAMDATGVSARWEAEMAPFFDLPGGGESSDGRAKQQLDLVFDLDAQLAAIEQAPPPHSNGARP
- a CDS encoding UDP-glucose--hexose-1-phosphate uridylyltransferase — its product is MFDTTHRRLNRLTGEWVLVSPHRTARPWQGQVEDARVPELPAYDPECYLCPGNERAGGHRTPAYDGTFVFDNDFAALTPGVAQAVSDRGGLLVAESERGVCRVVCYSPRHDLPLGQLPVERIRAVMDTWADQYTELGGLDWVSWVQVFENRGAAMGASNPHPHGQIWAEERLPTEAVRELAAQESAAAAGSCLLCDYLAVEEADGARIVLQDEHVTVLVPFWAVWPFETLVLPRGHCGALPDLDGARRDALADALRRLSRRYDSLFGVPFPYTMGLHQRPTDGGAHPGWHLHGHFYPPLLRSATVRKFMVGYELLAQPQRDITPESAAERLRAAVER
- a CDS encoding bifunctional aldolase/short-chain dehydrogenase translates to MTNPVVSELIERSNRLGADPRNTNYAGGNTSAKGTETDPVTGRPAELLWVKGSGGDLGTLKEAGLAVLRLDRLRSLVDVYPGVDREDEMVAAFDFCLHGRGGAAPSIDTAMHGLVDAAHVDHLHPDSGIALATAADGEALTRECFGDRVVWVPWRRPGFQLGLDIAAIKEKNPQAIGCILGGHGITAWGATSEECEANSLDIIRTAETFLAEKGVAEPFGAVVPGFEPLPEAERRIKAAALAPVVRGLASTDKPQVGHFTDSDVVLEFLSREKLTPLAALGTSCPDHFLRTKVRPMVVDLPASAPVEDVVARLKELHAEYRAEYAAYYSRHATAQSPAMRGADPAIVLVPGVGMFSFGANKQTARVAGEFYVNAINVMRGAEAVSSYAPIDESEKFRIEYWSLEEAKLQRMPKPKPLASRVALVTGAASGIGKAIAERLAREGACVVVADLDLQKATDAAAEIGNSDVAIGVAADVSDAEAVAAAFRAACLAFGGVDLVVNNAGLSISKPLLETTEADWDLQHDVMAKGSFLVSREAARLMIEQEMGGDIVYISSKNSLFAGPNNLAYGATKADQAHQVRLLAAELGPHQIRVNGINPDGVVRGSGIFAGGWGAQRAAVYGVEEDKLGEFYAQRTLLKREVLPDHVADAVFALTGGDLTRTTGLHVPVDSGVAGAFLR
- the rhaS gene encoding rhamnose ABC transporter substrate-binding protein, which translates into the protein MTSFLTSRRPLRGGMTGVAVAALVLATAACGGTTRGDEETTGGGGGAAAEANPDAEIPADLAVAFLPKQVNNPYFDTAAEGAEAAVSEFDGELTVTGPSEASASSQVSYINTLTQQGADVILTSANDPNAICGALDQARSAGASVVTFDSDTDPECRDLFINQATAEGIAQTQIDLIAEQIGGEGQVAFLSATANATNQNAWIEMMESYAAEEYPGIEIVATVYGDDEDQKSFQETQGLLATYPDLDGIISPTTVGIAAAARYLSSSEYKGEVALTGLGTPNQMREYVEDGTVQAFALWNPEELGYLASYAGAALAAGQITGQEGETFEAGELGEYTVEEGGVVVLGEPTVFTAENIGEFDF
- a CDS encoding ABC transporter permease; amino-acid sequence: MAIETIAPPAEDQAPPRTLSDRMRLLGTGDGVITLVLVAFVLVASLAVEGFATARNTGFLLLDVVVIVLIALPLTMVIITGEIDLSVASTVGLTGAVMGQLWIAGLPLELIVPLCLLLGAVLGAVNGLLVTRLGLPSLAVTIGTLALYRGLAFVVLGDQAVADFPRAWTSWAISTIGDTGIPVAVVPLAVLVLVFGVVLHATPIGRSLYAIGNSEDAARFSGIDVARTKFWLFVVTGVIAALGGIYWTLRYGSARADNATGLELQVVAAILLGGVSIFGGRGGMVGVLAGALLLGAVRNALRLASVPADVLNIVTGVLLIAAVVAPQVTAWVRRRAAARSRSA
- a CDS encoding rhamnulokinase family protein, giving the protein MGTDGAVFAAVDLGASSGRVMAARVGPGRLVLQEVHRFPNRPVRTAGTLHWDVLGLYAGVLDGLRAAGREAGRVDGVGIDSWAVDVGLLDADGALLGNPVHYRDARHATAVPAVHGVVPPEELYRITGLQHLPFNTVFQLAAARETAQLASARTMLLIPDLLTYWLTGAVGAEVTNASTTGVLDATTREWAADVVDRLGLDRRLLPPLRQPGERLGELTPEVLTETGLTGPVPVTAVGSHDTASAVVGVPADSDRFAYISCGTWSLVGVELDAPVLTEESRAAGFTNELGVDGTVRYLRNVMGLWLLQESLRTWAAAGLPADLPDLLAAAAHVPAFTAVVDPDDARFLPPGDMPARIAQVCAETGQTPPQSQAETVRCILDSLALAYRRSVRRAAELSGRDVEVVHLVGGGARNALLCQLTADACGLPVVAGPVEAAALGNALVQARATGVVSGGLPELRSLLRATQEMRTYRPSGPADAWASAERRLG
- a CDS encoding ABC transporter permease; the protein is MSTAVTRPPAASEETSGRGTGGASLVQRLFAVREFGILAALLLLVVVTVVVQPRFLSQQNIRDLLLSASILTVLAAGQTMVIITRNVDLSVGSTLGLSAYATGTLLATQPGTPVLLALLVGMAVGAVAGLVNGVIVAVAKVPSLVVTLGTLYVFRGLDALWASTSGRLQINAADLPTGFKSLGTARLLGIPVLFLVAVLVVLVVGYYLRSYRSGREMYGIGSDPEAARLSGIPVGRRVLTAFVVNGALAGLAGVLYAARFQTLDATAGSGYELTVVAAAVVGGVAIFGGSGSVVGAALGALLLTTIGTALPQLGIDPFWRNAAVGALIIAAIALDRVLALRLAGRLRRRSSRGH